The following are encoded together in the Nymphaea colorata isolate Beijing-Zhang1983 chromosome 14, ASM883128v2, whole genome shotgun sequence genome:
- the LOC116267737 gene encoding geraniol 8-hydroxylase-like yields the protein MPSLIGDIIFALCIVLPCAYLFHLVSRKTSNLPPGPVSWPLVGSLLQLRGLPNEALARLSKQYGPLMTVWLGCKATVVVSSAEMAEEVMHRQKHVLSGRVSPDVATALGYDQHSFVLSQVGPRWRELRRMSNSELFTPRRLDGLKGLREEKVRTLLQHVREASTHGRAVDIHECVFATSLNLIACTLFSQDMVDLGSELTPGSFKSILFEMFEICLKPNLSDFFPALRWIDPQGLRRHNGNALTRVYAILDELIDKHLRAYEAAAAKGEAKKNEDFLDVLLELTRDPNSGFTRENIRPLLLDLFMAGSETSSNTIEWAMTELLRHPDKMAAARSELKQAIGASNFVKESDIMHLPYLAAVMKETLRLHPPAPLIPRRADATMTLGGFTIPKHSQMLINVWALGSDDTLWDKPTYFLPERFIESDVNFNGKHFQFMPFGAGKRICPGIPLASRIVLLVLASLINSFSWTPSPEEVDVKAKFRLVPQKAIPLKAFASPLTEM from the exons ATGCCTTCACTCATCGGCGACATCATTTTTGCGCTGTGTATTGTATTGCCGTGCGCATACCTCTTCCATCTCGTTTCCCGTAAAACCAGCAACCTCCCACCGGGGCCGGTGAGTTGGCCGCTCGTCGGTTCTCTGTTGCAACTCCGCGGCTTGCCAAACGAGGCACTCGCAAGGCTCTCTAAGCAGTACGGCCCACTAATGACGGTGTGGCTGGGGTGCAAAGCCACCGTGGTCGTCTCCTCCGCCGAGATGGCCGAGGAGGTAATGCACCGGCAGAAACACGTGCTCTCCGGCCGAGTCTCCCCAGACGTGGCCACGGCCTTGGGTTACGACCAGCACTCTTTTGTGCTCAGTCAGGTCGGGCCAAGATGGCGGGAGCTGAGAAGGATGTCCAACAGCGAACTGTTCACGCCAAGGCGTCTGGATGGACTGAAGGGCCTCCGGGAGGAGAAGGTCCGAACCCTCCTCCAGCACGTCCGCGAGGCGTCCACCCATGGGCGCGCTGTTGATATCCACGAGTGCGTCTTTGCCACCAGCCTGAACTTGATTGCCTGCACGCTCTTCTCTCAAGACATGGTCGATCTCGGCTCGGAGTTAACGCCGGGAAGTTTCAAGAGCATCTTGTTCGAGATGTTTGAAATATGCTTAAAGCCGAACCTCTCCGACTTTTTTCCGGCCCTCAGGTGGATCGATCCTCAGGGCCTCCGGCGACACAATGGAAACGCTCTAACTCGAGTGTACGCGATCCTCGATGAATTGATCGATAAACACTTGAGGGCCTATGAAGCTGCGGCTGCAAAAGGAGAAGCCAAAAAGAACGAGGATTTCCTGGACGTTCTCCTGGAGCTCACTAGGGATCCAAACTCAGGATTCACCAGAGAAAACATCAGGCCCTTGTTATTG GACCTGTTCATGGCCGGCAGTGAGACTAGCAGTAACACCATAGAATGGGCAATGACAGAGCTGCTTCGCCATCCAGACAAGATGGCTGCAGCTAGGTCCGAGCTAAAACAAGCCATAGGTGCATCCAACTTTGTGAAAGAGTCGGACATCATGCACCTCCCTTACTTAGCGGCAGTCATGAAGGAGACGCTGAGGTTACACCCGCCCGCGCCACTCATACCACGAAGGGCAGATGCAACTATGACGTTAGGGGGCTTCACCATCCCCAAGCACTCACAAATGCTCATAAATGTGTGGGCGCTCGGCAGTGATGACACATTGTGGGATAAACCCACATATTTTTTGCCAGAGAGGTTCATAGAATCAGATGTAAACTTCAATGGAAAGCATTTCCAGTTCATGCCTTTTGGTGCTGGAAAGAGGATCTGTCCAGGCATTCCTCTGGCTTCCCGCATCGTTCTTCTGGTGTTGGCTTCTCTGATCAACTCATTTTCATGGACGCCTTCTCCAGAGGAAGTTGATGTGAAGGCCAAGTTCAGGTTGGTACCCCAGAAGGCGATTCCTCTGAAAGCATTCGCTTCTCCATTAACGGAGATGTAG